A single Oncorhynchus kisutch isolate 150728-3 linkage group LG19, Okis_V2, whole genome shotgun sequence DNA region contains:
- the gpr137 gene encoding integral membrane protein GPR137 has translation MEVPVTPILPSNSTLPTPFPLHPAVAPSVQLGFTILYTTLYGSLFLVVYVQLWLLFLYRHKRWSYQSGFLFLCLLWAALRTTLFSFYFHNALEANHLATVFYWLLYCFPVCLQFFTLSLINLYFTQVLLKVREKYNPDTEPGNGLCWARCFYTTLSGVFLCVNVVCAALGWNGGSGGAGTKTWSLVLIRVLVNDLLFIFEAVCLAALLLLLTRRSPSTSPYLHSKGTTVCQTAVLGAGVILLFASRACYNLAVLILSQNHRVESFDFDWYNISDQADLRSELGDRGYLAFGVILFIWELLPTSLLILIFRVRQPPQEDGCSMPNSNRVPRPYFFDDPAGEDADSGVPWVNSSHPHQSWYGSIKETTPLVFASNPLDQNQHHSFYSTPQN, from the exons ATGGAAGTTCCAGTCACACCAATTCTACCCTCTAACTCTACCCTGCCTACACCTTTCCCTCTGCACCCGGCCGTGGCCCCATCAGTCCAGCTTGGATTTACCATCCTCTACACTACTCTCTACGGAAGTCTCTTCTTGGTAGTCTACgttcagctctggctcctctttCTCTACCGACACAAGCGCTGGAGCTACCAGAGTGGGTTTCTGTTCCTCTGTCTTCTCTGGGCGGCTCTTCGTACCACTCTGTTCTCTTTCTACTTCCACAATGCCCTGGAAGCCAATCATCTGGCCACAGTGTTTTATTGGCTCCTTTACTGCTTCCCAGTCTGTCTGCAGTTCTTCACCCTCAGTCTCATCAACCTCTACTTCACTCAG GTATTACTCAAAGTGAGAGAGAAGTAcaaccctgacactgagcccggcAATGGACT ATGTTGGGCGCGGTGCTTCTATACCACCCTGAgtggtgtgttcctgtgtgtcaaCGTGGTGTGTGCTGCTCTCGGCTGGAACGGGGGCAGTGGAGGAGCAGGAACTAAAACATGGAGTCTGGTTCTGATTCGAGTGCTGGTCAACGACCTGCTTTTCATCTTTGAGGCTGTCTGTCTAGCTGCACTACTGCTTCTGTTAAcccgacgctccccatccaccaGCCCTTACCTGCATAGTAAG GGAACAACCGTGTGCCAGACTGCAGTACTAGGAGCAGGTGTAATATTGCTCTTTGCTAGTCGAGCATGTTACAACCTGGCTGTTCTCATACTGTCCCAGAATCACAGAGTGGAGTCCTTTGACTTTGACTGGTACAATATCTCTGACCAG GCTGACCTGCGTAGTGAACTGGGAGACCGGGGTTACTTGGCGTTCGGTGTAATTCTCTTCATATGGGAGCTgcttcccaccagcctcctcatcctcatcttcaGAGTCCGCCAACCACCTCAAGAAGAT GGCTGTAGTATGCCCAACAGCAACAGAGTACCGCGGCCGTACTTCTTTGATGACCCAGCAGGGGAAGACGCTGACTCGGGTGTTCCTTGGGTCAACAGCTCACATCCACACCAAAG CTGGTATGGATCCATCAAGGAGACGACACCTCTCGTCTTCGCCAGTAACCCTCTGGACCAGAACCAACACCACTCCTTTTACTCTACACCACAGAACTAA